The nucleotide window TGTCCAGCACCGGGCCTTCGGCAACAGGGACAACCTGAGGAGAACTTCCTGCCGGCGGTTGCAGGCAGGCTGAAACGTTATAAATTTTAATTCAGGCTCAGCGAAGGAGGAGAGCCCTCGCATGCATGCCGCATCAAGCGACGACCGAACGGTCCGGAGAGCGCTGCGCTTCCTGGAGACTCTGCTGGCGGGCTACCGCAACACCCCTTATGCCGTGCGCTTCTGGGACGGGACGCTCTGGAATCCCGGCGGCGGGGAACCCCGTTTCACCCTGGTTCTGCGGCATCCCGGCGCCCTGCGCCGGATGTTCCTGGCGGCAAACGAGCTCACCCTCGGTGAAGCCTACATCTACGACGATTTCGACGTCGAGGGGGACCTCGAGGCGGGAATCAGCTTCGCCGACTACCTGTTCGAACTGCGCCAGGGTTTGCCCGAAAAACTGCGCAACGCGCGCTACCTGCTGAGCCTGCCGGCCCGGGAGCGTCCCGGCTCCCTGCGCCAGGCGGCTCGTCTGGCGGGGCAGGCCCATTCCCGGGAGCGCGATTCGCAGGCGATCACCTACCACTACAACGTCTCCAACGACTTCTACCGCCTCTGGCTGGACGAGCGGCTGGTCTACTCCTGCGCCTACTTCGCGGCGCCCGACGATTCCCTCGAGGCGGCCCAGGAGCGCAAGCTCGACTATCTCTGCCGCAAGCTGCGCCTGCAGCCGGGAGAGCGGCTGCTCGACCTCGGCTGCGGCTGGGGCGGGCTGATCCTGCATGCGGCCAGGCATTACGGCGTGGAAGCCTTCGGCATCACCCTCAGCGAGCCGCAGGCCGAGCTGGCCAACGAACGCATCCGGGCGGCCGGACTGGCGGGGCGCTGCCGGGCGGAGGTGCTGGACTACCGGGAAGTCGACGAGGCGGCGGGGTTCGACAAGCTGGTCAGCGTCGGGATGTTCGAACACGTCGGCCAGGTCCGCCTGCAAGATTATTTCGCCAAGGCCTGGCGGCTGCTGCGGCCCGGCGGCGCCTTTCTCAATCACGGCATCGCCAAGAGCCTGGCCCGGCCATTGCCGGAAGGACCGTCGTTCATCGACCGCTACGTCTTTCCCGACGGCGAACTGCTGCCCATTGCCACCACCCTGCGCACCGCCGAGAGCTGCGGCTTCGAGATCCGCGACCTGGAGAGCCTGCGCGAGCACTACCTGCTGACCCTGCGGCAGTGGATCGGGCGTCTGGAGGCGAGTCATGAAGAGGCGGTCCGCCTCACCGACGAAGTGACCTACCGGGTCTGGCGCCTCTACATGGCCGCCTGTGCCTACTGCTTCCGCACCGGCAGCCTCAACCTCTACCAGGCGCTGCTGGTCAGGCCGGACGGCGACGACAGCCGGCTGCCGCTGACCCGGGCGGATTGGTACACAGGCTGAGCAAAAGAAAAAAGGAGCCCCCAAAGGCTCCTTTTTTCGCGTAACGGCTGGAAACGGGGGCTACGCCTCGTACACCAGCGTGCGGATCAGGCCGATGGTCGAGCCCTCTTCGTTGGTGGTCGCGTCGCTGACCGAGATCACCTTCTGGATGTTGTTCTCACGAAGGAAGGCGTTCACGCGCGCATCGAGTTCGTTCAATTCCCGCTGGGTCTTGAAAGCTTCCAGGGGTTCACCGAAGGTTTTGACCTTGATCATGACGCCT belongs to Desulfuromonadales bacterium and includes:
- a CDS encoding cyclopropane-fatty-acyl-phospholipid synthase family protein, which translates into the protein MHAASSDDRTVRRALRFLETLLAGYRNTPYAVRFWDGTLWNPGGGEPRFTLVLRHPGALRRMFLAANELTLGEAYIYDDFDVEGDLEAGISFADYLFELRQGLPEKLRNARYLLSLPARERPGSLRQAARLAGQAHSRERDSQAITYHYNVSNDFYRLWLDERLVYSCAYFAAPDDSLEAAQERKLDYLCRKLRLQPGERLLDLGCGWGGLILHAARHYGVEAFGITLSEPQAELANERIRAAGLAGRCRAEVLDYREVDEAAGFDKLVSVGMFEHVGQVRLQDYFAKAWRLLRPGGAFLNHGIAKSLARPLPEGPSFIDRYVFPDGELLPIATTLRTAESCGFEIRDLESLREHYLLTLRQWIGRLEASHEEAVRLTDEVTYRVWRLYMAACAYCFRTGSLNLYQALLVRPDGDDSRLPLTRADWYTG